The Candidatus Nitrosocosmicus franklandus genome contains a region encoding:
- a CDS encoding RpoL/Rpb11 RNA polymerase subunit family protein, translated as MHAEVTHAKDKELEFKIHDIDISILYIIQYEIQKDLDNKFTGVVLKHPLIREYMLKIITNKNDPYKAVDDSVGSAIRYTNDLAGMLKLTIGS; from the coding sequence ATGCATGCTGAAGTAACACATGCTAAAGACAAAGAATTAGAGTTTAAAATACATGATATAGATATATCTATTTTATATATAATTCAGTATGAGATACAGAAGGACTTGGATAATAAATTTACAGGAGTTGTTTTAAAACATCCATTAATACGTGAATATATGCTCAAGATAATAACCAACAAGAATGACCCATATAAGGCAGTTGATGATTCGGTAGGTTCCGCCATCAGGTATACCAATGATCTTGCTGGTATGCTTAAATTAACTATAGGAAGTTGA
- the cobJ gene encoding precorrin-3B C(17)-methyltransferase, with translation MYSLYSRLGLGKLYVVGVGPGHHDHMTFRAKKAIEESQIIIGYETYVSLVEDLIAGKEIYRYPMTQEVDRANQAIEFAERGNIVSLVSSGDPGIYGMVGLIYEILAEKGWKKNEGIEVECVPGVSSLNSCSALIGSPLMTDFAVVSMSDLLVPWEIIVKRVEAAALGDFVTVVYNPSSKKRVHQLKDARDIFLKYRSPNTPVAIVKGAFRESQSIVVTDLEKMLDFPDMMGMITTIIIGNSSSFNYNNMMINPRGYRSKYQLVK, from the coding sequence ATGTATTCATTATACTCTAGATTGGGTTTAGGCAAATTATATGTAGTAGGAGTTGGTCCTGGTCATCACGATCATATGACCTTTAGAGCTAAAAAGGCAATAGAAGAAAGTCAAATTATTATAGGTTATGAAACTTATGTTTCGTTAGTAGAAGACTTGATTGCCGGTAAGGAAATTTATCGATATCCAATGACCCAAGAAGTCGACCGTGCAAACCAGGCGATTGAATTCGCTGAGAGAGGCAATATAGTATCATTAGTATCATCGGGTGACCCAGGTATATATGGTATGGTGGGGTTAATTTATGAGATCCTAGCTGAAAAAGGCTGGAAAAAAAATGAAGGTATTGAGGTCGAATGTGTTCCTGGTGTATCTTCGTTAAATTCTTGTAGTGCATTAATAGGGTCGCCGTTAATGACTGATTTTGCGGTAGTGAGTATGAGTGATTTACTCGTGCCATGGGAAATCATTGTAAAAAGAGTTGAGGCAGCTGCCTTGGGCGATTTTGTTACTGTTGTATATAATCCCTCAAGTAAAAAACGTGTTCATCAGTTAAAAGATGCAAGGGATATCTTTTTAAAATATCGAAGTCCAAATACTCCGGTAGCTATTGTCAAAGGAGCCTTTAGGGAAAGCCAGTCAATTGTCGTTACTGATTTAGAAAAAATGTTAGATTTTCCAGACATGATGGGTATGATTACCACCATAATTATAGGAAATTCATCATCCTTTAATTATAATAATATGATGATAAATCCGAGAGGTTATCGTTCAAAATATCAACTGGTAAAATAA
- a CDS encoding ABC transporter permease, with translation MILPINQFIGLYVREIMNTFRNPAVITLSIAQPLLWIVFFGSSFAYAPVSFLKDFFQTDNYVAFLLSGQLSASMLFVGMFSSLSLIQDKKSGYVRRIMVTPTRNYIIFLSKVFGAATRGMLQVPIVFIGVMILGVQIPDVIGLTMFLFSLLLLSLGLSSIYLLLTMSSSDWQIPTLISNFINLPLMFASTALFPNDNFPTWMQTISNLNPVSYSSTFGREIIFAGNISDVSWIYFYYLLIFAGVMLLVGVMTANKTLKMD, from the coding sequence ATGATACTACCAATTAATCAATTCATTGGTTTGTATGTAAGAGAGATAATGAATACTTTTAGAAATCCAGCTGTTATTACTCTTAGCATTGCACAGCCATTACTATGGATAGTTTTTTTTGGAAGTAGTTTTGCTTACGCTCCTGTTTCTTTTCTAAAAGATTTTTTCCAAACAGATAACTATGTTGCTTTTTTATTGTCAGGTCAATTGTCTGCATCGATGCTCTTCGTAGGAATGTTTAGTTCACTGAGTCTCATTCAAGATAAGAAATCAGGTTATGTTAGAAGGATAATGGTTACTCCAACGCGAAACTATATCATATTTCTGTCAAAAGTATTTGGAGCAGCGACACGAGGGATGTTACAAGTACCCATAGTATTTATAGGCGTTATGATTTTAGGAGTCCAAATACCCGATGTCATCGGATTAACCATGTTCTTGTTTTCATTATTGTTATTGAGTTTAGGACTTTCGTCAATATACCTTCTGTTGACTATGTCAAGCTCTGACTGGCAAATCCCTACACTAATCTCAAATTTCATTAATTTACCTTTAATGTTTGCTAGTACTGCTTTATTCCCTAATGACAACTTCCCTACATGGATGCAAACCATTTCAAACTTAAACCCCGTATCCTATTCTTCTACATTCGGAAGAGAAATAATATTTGCAGGGAATATTTCTGATGTTAGTTGGATTTATTTTTACTATTTGTTAATTTTTGCAGGCGTGATGTTATTAGTCGGCGTAATGACGGCAAACAAGACTTTAAAAATGGATTAG
- a CDS encoding transcriptional regulator, with protein sequence MSSEIIGSKLSVRSKSDLIDKVFDAITTSGEDGVFQTELCKLFSLDSRDGSRLVGNLEKQSLITREKALYRGRWTYKLVVKKSFSMEAEERKPIDVSMVEGAPCLCCSFQHLCSNEDESNQYSPAKCQIIEEWILSSFDKFMINQQSGDQELL encoded by the coding sequence TTGTCATCTGAAATTATTGGTTCAAAATTATCTGTTCGTTCAAAAAGTGATCTTATCGATAAGGTGTTTGATGCTATTACCACTAGCGGCGAAGATGGTGTTTTTCAAACAGAACTATGTAAGCTATTCTCTTTGGATAGTAGAGACGGCTCAAGATTGGTAGGAAATTTAGAAAAACAGTCTTTAATTACCCGAGAAAAGGCGTTGTATCGTGGTAGGTGGACATACAAATTAGTTGTAAAAAAATCTTTCTCTATGGAAGCTGAAGAACGAAAACCAATCGACGTTAGTATGGTAGAGGGAGCTCCGTGTCTTTGTTGTTCATTTCAACATCTTTGTTCTAACGAAGATGAATCAAATCAGTATAGTCCTGCCAAGTGTCAAATTATTGAGGAGTGGATTCTGTCGTCTTTTGATAAGTTTATGATCAATCAACAATCTGGAGATCAGGAATTACTGTAA
- a CDS encoding adenylate/guanylate cyclase domain-containing protein, translating to MNKKRLERDIQDGWYFFIDIVGSSNPNLSISSQLEKISIIRNLIASYLSTLGNTEIYKSFTGDGMLIVFLDYTSPLELSIFIHKKIREHNESALENEKIYVRIGIGYGSFLSFRDGVHKEFAPWGHELVLARRIMDIARPNQILLTDFAYQKIKNDYLFDRNMYGSSLHDKGKIMLKHHNELENVYSFYKMDEFGNNSDVEFSIDLKPIIQYQKFDETFITPIQEFCEARFATILEKFKDLTNPSKGLEIGLLSTGLIYQVLFENGDDYISATYLPPGEYWDLQNSAPLNLLSHQEKSLRKLDNTKLINNHYRFLIMEKEKLDADIKGNQNSSLLFIKWHSENNVNLFFISSSEIDSILIKYPKIVHNVGLGFWNGKYVLQFGPIMEYINRKDPNHPLLRRRFWLHAVGTETYNQSKNFFSELVDLALSKKLTKVDHNYYNSVINGQ from the coding sequence ATGAATAAAAAAAGACTTGAGAGGGATATACAAGATGGCTGGTATTTTTTTATAGATATTGTTGGTTCATCGAATCCCAATTTATCAATATCAAGTCAATTAGAAAAAATAAGCATCATTCGAAACCTAATTGCCTCTTATCTTTCAACCCTTGGAAATACTGAAATTTACAAATCATTTACAGGAGATGGTATGCTCATAGTTTTTTTGGATTATACATCACCTCTGGAGTTGTCCATTTTTATTCACAAGAAAATCCGAGAGCATAATGAATCTGCATTAGAAAATGAAAAGATTTATGTTCGAATAGGAATCGGATACGGATCGTTTCTTTCATTTCGAGATGGGGTTCATAAGGAATTTGCGCCTTGGGGACACGAATTGGTTCTTGCGAGACGAATTATGGATATAGCTAGACCTAACCAAATATTATTAACCGATTTTGCATATCAAAAAATAAAAAACGATTATTTGTTTGACAGGAATATGTACGGATCATCTTTGCATGATAAAGGAAAAATCATGCTGAAACATCATAATGAATTGGAAAATGTTTATTCTTTTTATAAAATGGATGAATTCGGGAATAATTCTGATGTTGAATTTAGCATAGACTTAAAACCGATAATTCAGTATCAAAAATTTGATGAAACTTTTATAACACCTATTCAAGAATTTTGCGAAGCCAGATTTGCTACTATATTGGAGAAATTTAAGGATCTTACCAATCCATCAAAGGGTTTGGAAATCGGTTTACTTTCTACTGGATTGATCTACCAGGTATTATTTGAGAATGGTGATGATTATATCTCTGCTACTTATTTACCACCTGGAGAGTATTGGGATCTACAGAATAGTGCACCATTAAACCTCTTAAGTCACCAGGAAAAATCTTTAAGAAAATTAGATAATACAAAGCTCATCAATAACCATTACAGATTTTTGATTATGGAGAAAGAAAAGCTTGATGCCGATATAAAAGGCAATCAAAATAGCTCACTTCTATTCATTAAATGGCATTCAGAAAACAATGTAAATCTGTTTTTCATCAGTTCATCTGAGATTGATTCGATTCTCATAAAATATCCAAAAATTGTACACAATGTGGGGCTAGGGTTTTGGAACGGGAAATACGTGCTCCAGTTCGGACCGATCATGGAATATATAAATAGGAAAGACCCGAATCATCCATTATTGAGGCGCCGATTTTGGCTTCATGCAGTTGGTACAGAGACCTATAATCAAAGTAAAAATTTCTTTAGTGAATTGGTTGATCTGGCCCTAAGTAAGAAATTGACAAAGGTTGATCATAACTATTATAATAGTGTTATTAATGGCCAATAA
- a CDS encoding aspartate kinase — protein sequence MKFGGSVLDSPQRIKKIVEIVKSFRINKNTPEIICVISAMYGVTDKIIALSDSLVKSDKRAIKKFIDEMTLVHIELVEGAITNPKLRQQAKNAVLEVMSEFQAVLEGLVLIAEVTPRSLDHILSFGERLMAPIVSYSLKDQDLNSDYFTGKQIGIVTDSNFGEASPLMDTTKFRVNARLVPILQKNIIPVVTGYIAADQHDHVTTLGRSGSDYTATIIAFCINADVVYLWSDVDGLMTADPSIVNGAQVLSEISYNEAAEMVLFGAKYIHPRALEPVMDSNIPIIIRNALNLINPGTTITPVLKVSTNIVKSIISIRNTALIDVGGGGMVGAPGTAASIFQTLAKNKVNIMMISQGPSESSISMILKQDDLGKAITSLELKLLGRVIKHLNVLENVSIVTVVGSGMRGIKGIAGRIFTSIAKNDINVIMIAQGSSELNLAFVVNDDDCEKAVRTLHHEFGLDKVQ from the coding sequence ATGAAATTTGGTGGCTCCGTTCTAGATTCGCCACAAAGAATAAAGAAAATTGTGGAGATTGTAAAATCCTTTAGAATTAACAAAAATACTCCTGAAATTATATGTGTGATTTCTGCTATGTATGGTGTTACTGATAAAATTATTGCTCTTTCGGATTCGCTAGTCAAAAGTGACAAGAGAGCGATTAAAAAATTTATCGATGAAATGACATTAGTTCACATAGAATTAGTTGAAGGAGCGATAACCAATCCAAAACTTCGACAACAGGCAAAGAATGCTGTGTTAGAAGTGATGAGCGAATTTCAAGCAGTACTTGAAGGATTGGTGTTAATAGCTGAAGTAACTCCACGTTCATTAGATCATATTCTCTCCTTTGGAGAACGATTAATGGCGCCTATCGTTAGTTATTCTTTAAAGGATCAGGATTTAAATTCTGATTATTTTACTGGTAAACAGATTGGTATTGTTACGGATTCAAATTTTGGTGAAGCAAGCCCATTAATGGATACTACAAAATTTCGGGTAAATGCTAGATTAGTTCCTATATTACAGAAAAATATTATTCCTGTCGTAACCGGGTATATAGCAGCAGATCAACATGATCATGTTACCACCTTAGGACGGAGCGGTTCAGATTATACGGCAACAATTATTGCTTTTTGTATTAATGCGGATGTGGTGTATCTCTGGAGTGATGTGGATGGATTAATGACTGCCGATCCGTCGATAGTAAATGGAGCTCAAGTTTTGTCAGAAATATCATACAACGAAGCTGCTGAAATGGTTTTGTTTGGAGCCAAATATATTCATCCACGAGCTCTCGAACCTGTCATGGATTCTAATATTCCTATCATAATTAGAAATGCTCTAAATTTAATCAATCCTGGTACTACTATCACCCCTGTGTTGAAAGTTTCTACTAATATAGTAAAATCAATAATCTCCATACGCAATACTGCATTAATAGATGTAGGTGGGGGAGGAATGGTTGGAGCACCTGGGACAGCTGCAAGTATTTTTCAAACACTTGCCAAAAATAAAGTAAATATAATGATGATTTCTCAGGGACCATCTGAATCTAGTATTTCTATGATACTTAAACAAGATGATCTGGGGAAGGCGATAACGTCATTGGAGCTGAAACTTCTAGGAAGAGTTATCAAACATCTAAATGTATTAGAAAATGTGTCAATAGTTACTGTTGTTGGATCTGGTATGCGCGGGATAAAGGGGATAGCTGGTAGAATCTTTACATCAATTGCCAAGAACGATATCAACGTAATAATGATCGCCCAAGGGTCTTCTGAATTAAACCTTGCATTTGTGGTTAACGATGACGATTGCGAAAAAGCCGTCAGAACATTACATCATGAATTTGGTTTAGATAAAGTGCAATAA
- a CDS encoding ABC transporter ATP-binding protein codes for MVLDSITPIKKNLAIHCTNLSKVYGTQTVLDNLELEISYGSIFGLLGPNGAGKTTLIKILTGLSKPSSGKAFVADFDTNEQPIKVKENIGWISSEVILDESLTIMENIHIQARLHNIGKDWKSRASNLLKYFDLNDIESKRVEKLSTGMKKKLEIIMALLHKPKILFMDEPTIGLDVSTRKLLWNLIKKINSVYGVTIFLTTHYIEEADILCDAIAIINNGKIIATGSPQVLKTQTHGDIIEITFLSSFDYNNFNCIDGIMQVEEIGSIDKNRTFETHLTNSLTLRIKVNNAETVLPELISKITESKPNNIATIKIEKPNLESIFLELTGKRFEEADANLNIKNLS; via the coding sequence TTGGTACTTGATTCGATTACTCCAATCAAGAAGAATTTAGCCATACATTGCACAAATCTCTCGAAAGTGTATGGGACACAGACGGTACTTGATAATCTTGAGTTAGAAATTAGTTATGGAAGTATATTTGGGTTATTAGGTCCAAATGGCGCCGGAAAAACCACCCTAATCAAAATTCTTACCGGTTTATCAAAACCATCGAGTGGAAAAGCATTTGTTGCAGATTTCGATACAAACGAACAACCCATAAAAGTTAAGGAAAATATCGGTTGGATATCATCGGAAGTAATTTTGGATGAATCGCTTACAATTATGGAAAATATCCATATTCAAGCAAGGTTACATAATATAGGTAAGGATTGGAAGAGTAGAGCTAGTAACCTTCTTAAGTATTTTGACTTAAATGATATTGAATCAAAAAGAGTCGAGAAACTTTCCACAGGTATGAAAAAAAAATTAGAAATCATAATGGCCCTCCTACACAAGCCTAAGATACTCTTTATGGATGAACCTACGATCGGACTGGACGTAAGTACAAGAAAACTTCTTTGGAATCTTATCAAGAAAATAAATTCAGTATATGGAGTAACAATATTTCTGACCACCCATTATATAGAAGAAGCTGATATACTATGTGACGCTATTGCCATAATAAATAATGGCAAGATAATTGCAACAGGCTCGCCTCAAGTCCTAAAGACACAGACTCATGGAGATATTATAGAAATCACATTTCTTTCGTCATTTGATTATAACAATTTCAATTGCATTGATGGGATAATGCAAGTCGAAGAGATAGGATCGATCGATAAAAATAGGACTTTTGAAACTCACCTAACCAATAGTTTGACACTAAGAATAAAAGTAAATAATGCTGAAACTGTATTACCTGAATTGATATCCAAAATTACAGAAAGCAAGCCAAACAATATAGCAACCATTAAAATTGAAAAACCAAATCTCGAATCAATCTTTTTGGAGCTAACTGGTAAAAGGTTTGAAGAGGCAGATGCGAACCTCAACATAAAAAATCTATCTTAA
- a CDS encoding DDE-type integrase/transposase/recombinase, producing the protein MDSKVQASKAKSTRRRVLEYIIDETMLKVGSEFVWLWVATEPDRKQANSRTVYLSKERNMFVAEKFISGLVKIHGIHPVSTDDGGTWYPQACRFLNLDHHIHSSLEKSLIERKMQYVKDRTESFDDYFPCRIKNCKLKHVRNWLRLFVDHHNNEIKHIK; encoded by the coding sequence TTGGATTCAAAAGTACAAGCCTCAAAAGCTAAGTCAACTAGAAGAAGAGTTCTAGAGTATATAATAGATGAGACCATGTTGAAGGTGGGATCAGAGTTTGTCTGGCTCTGGGTTGCAACTGAACCAGACAGAAAACAGGCAAATTCTCGCACTGTCTATCTCTCTAAAGAAAGAAACATGTTTGTAGCTGAAAAATTCATTTCAGGTTTAGTCAAGATTCATGGAATTCATCCAGTTTCGACTGATGATGGAGGTACTTGGTATCCTCAAGCGTGTCGATTCTTAAATCTCGATCATCACATTCATTCCTCTCTGGAGAAAAGTCTGATTGAAAGAAAGATGCAATACGTAAAGGATAGAACCGAAAGTTTCGATGACTACTTTCCTTGTAGAATAAAGAATTGCAAGTTAAAGCATGTACGGAATTGGCTGCGGCTCTTTGTAGACCATCATAACAATGAAATAAAACATATTAAGTGA
- the pcn gene encoding proliferating cell nuclear antigen (pcna) produces the protein MMFVAKTKSPEGWKIINSAISTLVDEATFEATSEGISFRGMDPSHVALIDIFWPNTAFDSYKCDSELKFGVRISEFSKLIKRTDKKDELEISISDQDVLRIKTSGSYKREYKMRLIESSSGSTPLPKLSFNSKLVISLPSFDKILSDIEVVSEYVEIESFPEKVEFVGKSDTGEAIVIMEPNSEGLEEIDVKEESKATYSLDYLLKIVKSIGSVGVAAAIEYSSKMPIRLEFRIANIGRIHFYLAPRVQD, from the coding sequence ATGATGTTTGTAGCCAAGACAAAATCTCCGGAGGGATGGAAAATAATTAATTCTGCTATCTCTACACTAGTAGATGAGGCAACATTTGAAGCAACTTCTGAAGGGATATCTTTTAGAGGAATGGATCCGTCTCATGTTGCACTAATTGATATTTTTTGGCCCAATACCGCGTTTGATAGTTATAAATGTGATTCGGAACTAAAGTTTGGGGTCCGCATATCTGAATTTTCAAAATTGATCAAAAGAACTGACAAGAAAGATGAACTAGAGATCTCTATTAGTGACCAAGATGTATTGAGGATAAAAACAAGTGGTAGTTACAAGAGAGAATACAAAATGCGACTTATTGAAAGTTCTTCGGGGTCTACCCCATTACCCAAATTGTCGTTTAATTCAAAGCTAGTAATATCGTTGCCGTCATTTGATAAGATATTATCTGATATTGAAGTTGTATCCGAATACGTGGAAATCGAGTCTTTTCCTGAAAAAGTAGAATTTGTAGGAAAAAGTGACACTGGTGAAGCGATCGTAATTATGGAACCAAATAGCGAAGGACTAGAGGAAATAGATGTTAAAGAAGAATCCAAAGCTACCTATAGCCTCGATTATTTGCTTAAAATAGTAAAATCGATTGGTTCTGTTGGCGTCGCTGCTGCCATAGAATATTCTAGTAAAATGCCAATTAGACTTGAATTCCGTATAGCCAATATAGGTCGTATTCACTTTTATCTTGCACCTCGAGTTCAGGATTAG
- the truD gene encoding tRNA pseudouridine(13) synthase TruD, with protein MKILSPEIDKLAGISCYATSTIGVDGQIKKNYTDFFVQEILKDDFLRQLSSSQQSNFSFPIYKIEKEGIDSIHAVMLLRKKTGLNLKIIGMKDAKATTIQYASSIRSPNSRKLTEGIKIGPVMLSLVGYSKKPLEKNNLIGNFFRIRITNTKKPYSNDIMKFISEIDKIGNYYGLQRFGSERLVTHLVGKAILNREFDKAVKILMTYTTKYDSKFSIEIREKLNDVRNNPSIVKEIPKGMDIEKNLALEILNGKNSIAALRSIPITIRRLFVQAFQSFLFNKTLSKAIENDFSLTKPEINDLCFEVYKNNLEFGKIRKYNNKNNSKKGIIMLPIIRLPGYSFQPGNNRFDKILKDYMSLENMTAKDFFIKEMQELSESGGFRQASFYCKDFGYRIEDNSIIVEFSAPKGSYATILLRELIKPVNPILAGF; from the coding sequence ATGAAAATTCTATCACCAGAAATTGATAAACTTGCTGGAATCAGCTGCTATGCAACTTCGACAATCGGAGTCGATGGACAAATAAAGAAAAACTATACAGATTTTTTTGTCCAAGAAATTCTAAAGGATGACTTTTTGAGGCAACTAAGTTCATCACAACAAAGTAATTTTTCCTTCCCAATATACAAGATAGAAAAAGAAGGAATTGACTCAATTCATGCTGTAATGTTACTGAGAAAAAAAACTGGTCTAAATCTCAAAATAATTGGTATGAAAGATGCAAAAGCTACCACTATTCAGTACGCCAGTAGCATCCGCAGTCCTAATTCAAGAAAATTGACAGAAGGAATTAAGATTGGTCCAGTAATGCTCAGTTTGGTTGGATATTCTAAAAAACCATTAGAGAAGAATAATCTAATAGGAAACTTTTTTAGAATAAGAATAACAAATACCAAAAAACCTTATTCAAACGATATCATGAAATTCATTTCAGAAATTGATAAGATAGGTAACTATTATGGGTTACAAAGATTTGGAAGTGAGAGATTGGTAACGCATTTGGTAGGAAAGGCGATTTTAAATAGGGAATTTGATAAGGCGGTGAAGATTCTAATGACTTATACTACCAAATATGATTCTAAATTTAGTATAGAAATTAGAGAAAAATTGAATGATGTAAGAAATAATCCGTCTATAGTGAAAGAAATTCCTAAAGGTATGGATATAGAAAAAAATTTAGCTCTTGAAATACTAAATGGAAAGAACTCTATTGCAGCCCTCCGATCAATTCCCATAACAATAAGAAGGTTATTTGTTCAAGCATTTCAATCGTTTCTGTTTAATAAGACCCTTAGTAAAGCGATAGAAAACGACTTTTCACTTACCAAACCCGAGATAAATGATCTTTGTTTTGAAGTGTATAAGAATAATCTAGAATTTGGTAAAATACGCAAATACAACAATAAAAACAATTCCAAAAAAGGTATTATCATGTTACCAATTATTCGATTACCCGGATATTCATTTCAGCCAGGAAATAACCGATTTGACAAGATACTAAAAGATTACATGTCTCTAGAAAATATGACAGCCAAGGATTTTTTTATAAAGGAAATGCAAGAACTAAGTGAATCTGGAGGGTTTCGTCAAGCAAGTTTTTACTGCAAGGATTTTGGATACAGAATTGAGGATAATTCTATAATTGTGGAATTCTCTGCGCCCAAAGGATCTTATGCCACCATCCTTCTAAGAGAACTAATCAAGCCGGTGAACCCCATATTGGCAGGATTTTAG
- a CDS encoding transcription factor S: MKFCPKCDSRLRNRQEDQTLTCLKCGHIIVSDNNTSTASIVSTVSSYDYSDDTLKILDSDRPIEGLPTTNIECPKCQNNLAFWWMLQTRSADEATTQFYRCTKCSHTWRNYS; the protein is encoded by the coding sequence ATGAAATTCTGTCCTAAATGTGACTCCAGGTTAAGGAATAGACAGGAAGATCAAACATTAACTTGTCTCAAATGCGGTCACATTATAGTCAGTGATAATAATACAAGTACTGCGAGTATCGTCAGTACCGTTTCCAGTTATGATTATTCTGATGACACTTTAAAAATACTGGATTCGGATAGACCGATTGAGGGATTGCCGACTACAAATATTGAATGTCCCAAATGTCAAAATAATTTAGCGTTTTGGTGGATGTTGCAAACGCGCTCAGCTGATGAAGCAACCACTCAATTCTATAGATGTACAAAATGTAGCCATACCTGGAGAAATTATTCTTAA
- a CDS encoding cache domain-containing protein yields the protein MPVLSKTLFQNVSNNYAGLNSSTIRNDNQVSNDTLLLANIFATDLLNRFYHSASILELTAGLPQVRNISYVLMFEQTLESHHGLPSNKDIEKRQVAQEIISKNGTADNLFEVFYLMPNGDMYMLEPYSIQETLKENNYAFRDYFQKVIQNNQTYLGNAIITTTSSGLREAVIATPVYSLEDNITIAGVWAGGIDFGKINRQLQSLDLINENKRVVFVDGNGEKIADSDPYRSNTFESFNQLISFRNAANGETGTTFESLKADNGSTKTIISYYPVNAFHNTWVVFVMKET from the coding sequence ATACCCGTTCTGAGTAAGACTTTATTTCAAAATGTCTCTAATAACTATGCTGGGTTAAATTCTAGTACTATCAGAAATGATAATCAGGTATCAAATGATACTTTGTTGCTAGCAAATATTTTCGCTACTGATTTGTTAAATCGATTTTATCATTCAGCTTCAATATTGGAATTAACGGCTGGGCTTCCTCAGGTAAGAAACATATCTTATGTTCTCATGTTTGAACAAACTCTTGAATCGCATCATGGACTGCCCTCAAACAAGGATATTGAAAAACGACAGGTAGCTCAAGAGATTATTTCTAAGAATGGTACAGCTGACAATTTATTTGAAGTATTCTATTTGATGCCAAATGGTGATATGTACATGCTTGAGCCTTATTCTATACAAGAAACACTAAAAGAAAATAACTATGCATTTAGAGATTATTTTCAAAAAGTTATTCAAAATAATCAAACTTATCTTGGAAACGCTATTATTACCACAACTTCATCCGGTTTAAGAGAAGCCGTAATAGCTACTCCAGTATATTCCCTTGAAGATAATATAACTATAGCTGGAGTTTGGGCTGGCGGAATTGATTTTGGTAAAATAAACCGCCAACTCCAATCCCTGGATCTAATAAATGAAAATAAGCGGGTTGTATTTGTAGACGGCAATGGAGAAAAAATAGCTGATTCTGATCCCTATAGGTCTAACACATTTGAATCCTTTAATCAATTAATCAGTTTTAGGAATGCTGCAAATGGAGAAACTGGAACAACTTTTGAATCATTAAAAGCTGATAATGGTAGTACTAAAACAATTATATCGTATTATCCAGTTAATGCTTTTCATAATACTTGGGTAGTGTTTGTAATGAAGGAAACATGA
- a CDS encoding DUF4149 domain-containing protein: MNFFDPLVIWIHLIFTSIWVGGSIFLGLVLAPLLKKTIPDLNERISFMVIVGRRFNYLGGSSLIILVITGIYNARYFFGQPSLLFESTYGYILLAKIFLVCILFIVYAIHVMILNKNVERQIVDRKVPEEYFTSLRSKIILLGRLTVGLSISVLLLAAFLDTGLPELD; this comes from the coding sequence ATGAACTTTTTTGATCCCCTTGTTATTTGGATTCACTTGATATTTACATCCATCTGGGTTGGTGGGTCCATATTCCTGGGCTTAGTTTTGGCCCCATTGTTGAAAAAAACCATACCTGATCTTAACGAGCGAATATCATTTATGGTTATAGTAGGACGCAGATTTAACTATTTAGGTGGATCTTCTTTGATAATTCTTGTAATAACTGGTATTTACAATGCGCGTTACTTCTTTGGCCAGCCATCTTTATTATTTGAATCCACGTATGGATATATACTTCTGGCAAAGATCTTTTTAGTTTGTATTTTATTCATCGTTTATGCTATTCATGTAATGATTTTAAATAAGAATGTGGAGAGACAAATAGTTGACCGTAAAGTCCCAGAGGAATATTTTACATCCTTAAGAAGCAAGATAATCTTACTTGGACGACTCACAGTAGGTTTGTCTATATCTGTATTACTATTGGCCGCTTTTTTGGATACAGGTTTACCTGAGTTGGATTGA